The sequence AGCCGTCGCCACGTGAGACGACCCCTGACGCGCCGGAACCGCCGTCGCCGGCGCCGCAGACACCGGACGCACCGCAGATGCCGGAGCGACGCGACCAGAATCCACCTGCGACGATCCTGTCGCCACCGATGAAGCAGGCGGACCCGGACGAGCCTGCGCCCAAGGCGCCGAACATCACCGGCAGGCCTGATCCGGAGGAAGGCGCTCCGGAAGCGCACGCTCCACCGAATCCTCCGGCGCAGCCGCAAGGGTGGCGCGAGTGGTGGGGGCTTCTCCACGGCATCGGGGACGTCCTCGAAGGCGGCGCCTGGGTCCTCGAGCAGTTCTTCGGGGACGACGACGAGGACTCCGCACCTCCCGCCGAGCCGCCTGCCGAGGAGTCTCCGGCACCCGACAGCGGCCCTACGGAGACCGCACCGCCGACCACCGAGCAGGCACCTCCTCCGGCTGCTCCCGAGCCGGCACAGCCCTCCGCGCCGGCTCCCTCCACGACGGCTCCCTCCACGACGACGCCGCCTCCGCCCCCGGCGGGAACCAATGGCGGCAGCGGTCGCTGGGTGCCGGAATCGACCAACGGGTGGTCGCAGGAGACCAAGGACTATCAGGAGCAGGTGACCGGCCGACCGCCGGGCACGACATACGAAATCCCCTCCAAGGACGCCAAATCGGGAAAGGTCAGTGTCGACGACGTCACACCCCCGACGGCGACCGAGAAGGAGAAGTGGACCGAGGTCAAGTACCACCGCCCCGACGTTGTCTACGACAAGGACGGGAATCTCCAGCCGTGGTCGAACGAGGCGAAGCAGATGCCCGAGCAATTGCGTAACCAGTACAACGCCGCCGCTGAGCATGACGCCGAGGTGGAATGGGTTGTCGCCGATGAGCGTCAGCGCCGCGACGTCCAGGCCGAGATCGACCGGAACGACTACGGCGACCGCATCACGGTTCGGGTGGAACCGCCGACGAAGAAGTAGGGTGACTGTTCATGGCCAAGATCGATCTGATCGGCGGCTGGGGTCCGCGGGCACAGTCCCACGCCGATATCGTCGCCGCCGGCCGCCAGATGCTCACGGCGATGCCGGACCAGCCCGTCGGTGCCTGGGTCCGCTTCGTCGAGCGGAAGGGCAGCCGGTTCATGGACGCGGTGCCCGTCGACATCGCCGATCCGACTTCGTTGGCGACTGCGATCGAATCCACCAGCCGCCGCGGCGACGAGCACGAGCTCCGGATCAACCGTCAAGATGGGCCCGAGAACTTTCCCGTGCAGATACGGGTACGGGCCGGCAGCGAGCACTCCGACAACCGGCTACTCATCGACATCGAGATGCCGGATGCGGATTCGGAGCAGGGTCGTGAGTCGATCACCGATCACATGGGAGCGATGATCTCCGCGTGGGATCCCGACTGGCTCAAGGCAGGCACCTACCCGTTCCACCTGGCCCAGAAGGACATCGGACTTGCCCCCAAGCAGATCATCCTGGGGTGGCGAACCTATCTGTCGGACCGGATTCGGTTGGACGAATCCGGTCTCGCCGATTCCGTGACGGTGACGGCCGGGCCCGAGGGAGGCCGGTACGTCACGCTGACCGGCAGTCCCACCGATCCCGACCTCGCCGATGCGGCGTCGGTACGTGGAGCGCTCGGCTACGCGTAGTCGCTGTTGGTCCGGCCGGGCTCCCGTCGCCGGCAGTTCAGGGAGAATGGCAGTGCACGTTCACTGATGTCGACAAATCAGGAGGATCGAACATGGCTGACTCGGACGACTGGAACACGCAGATCATCAAGGAGTTCCGCGAGAACAACGGGAAGGTCGGCGGACCTTTCGAGGGAGCCCCGATGGTGTTGCTGCACCACACGGGCCGTAAATCCGGAAAGCAGAGCGTGACCCCGCTGATGTACATGCCGGCCGACGGCGACTCGATGTACATCTTCGCGTCGAAGGCCGGGGCGCCCACTCACCCGGCCTGGTACTACAACCTCACCGACTCGGGCAGCGCTCGCGTCGAGCTCGGCGACGACGAGTACGACGTGGCGGTCACCGAGGTGACCGGTGAGGAGCGTGATCGCATCTACGGTGAGCAGGCCAGTCGATATCCGGGATTCGCCGAATACGAGACGAAGACCGCCGGCATCCGCACCATTCCCGTGCTCGCGCTGCGGCGGGCGTGAAGCTGTCGTAGGGCATCCTCGGCGCCCGGGAACATTCTGTCGGAGTCGTTGCGTCCAATCGGTGTTCGGCCACGAGGCCGGCAGACCTTAATCCGATCGAAGGGACCGACGATGATCATCGCAATCTACAACCTGGGTGTCGCCATCTGGAATCTCGTCGTCAGCGTCATCTGACCGCACGCGATCGACCGCTGACGCAACTGCCCGCCGACCGTGCGAAGGTCGGCGGGCATTGTTGGTGTCGTAGGTTCTCTCCGACGCTGACGGGGAGCGGTCGACCGGGCAGTGCGCGAACGTCAGTTCTCGGGCTCGTGACCGAGGCCGCGGCAGGTGAAGGACCAGTAGAGGTCGGCCAATTCGTTGAGCGACAGTTCGCCGTCGGGCCGATACCAGTCCTTCACGAGGCCGATGAAACGGAGTATGCCGAACACCACGACCTTCAGATGCTCTTGCTGCCGAAAGGTCCCCGCCGC is a genomic window of Gordonia sp. SID5947 containing:
- a CDS encoding nitroreductase/quinone reductase family protein → MADSDDWNTQIIKEFRENNGKVGGPFEGAPMVLLHHTGRKSGKQSVTPLMYMPADGDSMYIFASKAGAPTHPAWYYNLTDSGSARVELGDDEYDVAVTEVTGEERDRIYGEQASRYPGFAEYETKTAGIRTIPVLALRRA